Proteins from a genomic interval of Paenibacillus sp. FSL H8-0048:
- a CDS encoding AraC family transcriptional regulator translates to MHISNQLLLWDQAAIKLLDIRQKELARGEVLPPFIIPANLFLLSVQGSAQVQADQAEFACTGFQLLHCGEGTTLSIVPVNGKFIYYIIYYKSLLHEANPFQEQYCFSPKAPLSLYNKIQQMHQKWDQPEERLHVKALFYQFVHLTLKELRLQEHETEGRTTSVAVQVITYIQEHYAEPITLDSLAEVFKFSAYHLSSLFKEHTGISPIDYLIRYRLDLASELLMTTNASVGEIAASVGYKDVYYFSRIYKKRKGVSPAHHRNRELKQHKVAESPLNIPTSSISDTGADLYINNDNHYHNTDKGDIHMFKSKPSRSVAMAAILLCGSMLISACSNGTNTAAKDSSSGNNNVNQATPAATQESPKTRIVTTPRGDIEVPAEPVKVAADQYMGHLLKLGIVPVGARTFMLDEGWMDKAEIPQETLERIEDLGEFPMNLEKLTMLEPDLIIGSIEDYVDQYEKIGTTVFLPYWEELSTAGPLDKFRSVAAIFGKEQQAEDWIAEYEQKVVEAKSKVFNVIKEGETVSIVQFAEKTVYVLAATGGNYGSSTIYEMLQLPPTESALHMKEGFESISLEVLPEYLGDYIFVYNGDAEITSQAMESDIWKSVPAVKKGKVFLYGDNYHDEFVMEDPYSLEQQLDTVVNLLLGTDK, encoded by the coding sequence ATGCACATCAGCAATCAATTATTGCTTTGGGATCAGGCTGCAATTAAGCTGCTCGATATCCGGCAGAAGGAGTTAGCGCGAGGCGAAGTTCTTCCTCCATTTATAATACCTGCCAATCTATTTTTGCTTTCGGTACAAGGAAGCGCACAAGTTCAGGCAGACCAGGCTGAGTTTGCTTGTACAGGATTTCAACTTTTGCATTGCGGCGAAGGGACAACCCTAAGCATCGTTCCCGTAAACGGCAAATTTATTTACTATATCATTTATTACAAATCCTTGCTTCATGAAGCGAATCCTTTTCAAGAGCAGTATTGTTTCAGCCCTAAGGCTCCTCTTTCACTGTATAACAAAATTCAGCAGATGCATCAGAAATGGGATCAGCCGGAAGAGCGTCTTCATGTAAAAGCACTTTTTTACCAGTTCGTTCATCTGACATTAAAGGAATTGCGCCTGCAAGAGCATGAGACTGAGGGCAGAACCACTTCTGTTGCTGTGCAGGTAATCACTTATATCCAGGAGCATTATGCGGAACCTATTACCTTAGATTCACTTGCGGAAGTGTTCAAATTCAGTGCTTATCACCTGTCATCCTTATTTAAGGAGCATACCGGCATCAGTCCGATAGATTACTTAATCCGCTACCGGCTTGACCTTGCATCAGAGCTTCTAATGACAACAAATGCTTCTGTCGGGGAAATTGCGGCGAGCGTCGGGTATAAAGACGTGTATTATTTCAGCAGGATTTATAAAAAACGAAAGGGTGTATCCCCTGCTCATCATAGAAATAGGGAGCTGAAGCAGCATAAAGTTGCTGAAAGTCCATTAAACATCCCCACATCCTCTATTTCTGATACGGGTGCTGATCTGTATATTAATAATGATAATCATTATCATAATACGGACAAAGGGGATATACATATGTTTAAATCAAAACCAAGCAGATCTGTGGCCATGGCTGCAATCCTGCTGTGCGGCTCCATGCTGATCAGTGCTTGCTCCAACGGGACGAACACAGCGGCGAAGGATTCAAGCAGCGGGAACAATAACGTAAATCAGGCAACTCCGGCTGCCACACAAGAAAGTCCGAAGACGCGGATCGTAACCACTCCAAGAGGAGACATTGAAGTGCCCGCAGAGCCGGTAAAAGTCGCGGCAGACCAATATATGGGCCATTTATTGAAACTGGGCATTGTCCCTGTCGGGGCAAGAACGTTCATGCTCGACGAAGGCTGGATGGACAAGGCGGAGATTCCCCAAGAAACACTCGAAAGAATCGAAGATCTGGGGGAATTCCCGATGAATCTGGAGAAATTAACCATGCTGGAGCCAGACCTCATTATCGGTTCCATCGAAGATTACGTTGACCAATACGAGAAAATTGGCACCACTGTTTTTCTGCCATACTGGGAAGAGTTGTCAACCGCCGGACCACTTGATAAATTCAGAAGCGTAGCCGCGATATTCGGAAAAGAGCAGCAGGCAGAGGATTGGATTGCGGAATACGAACAGAAGGTTGTTGAAGCAAAGTCAAAGGTATTTAACGTCATTAAGGAAGGGGAGACGGTATCGATCGTTCAGTTTGCCGAAAAAACAGTATATGTGTTAGCAGCCACGGGCGGAAATTATGGTTCCTCCACTATCTACGAAATGCTGCAGCTGCCTCCAACAGAAAGTGCCTTACATATGAAAGAGGGGTTCGAATCGATCTCACTTGAGGTGCTTCCTGAATATTTAGGTGATTATATCTTTGTATATAATGGCGATGCTGAGATTACGAGCCAAGCAATGGAAAGTGATATATGGAAAAGTGTGCCTGCCGTGAAGAAGGGGAAAGTATTTTTATACGGGGATAATTATCATGATGAATTTGTCATGGAGGACCCCTATTCTTTGGAGCAGCAGCTGGATACGGTTGTGAACTTGTTACTGGGGACGGATAAATAA
- a CDS encoding Gfo/Idh/MocA family protein — protein sequence MTAGYRVVVAGCGAMANEWISYALKHADRIEIVALVDIRRESALAMAEKHGLTCPVFTDVEQAISGTAANLVFDVTVPASHYSIASSALEAGCHVFAEKPLAETMEQCNSIVNIAERTGRSHAVMQNRRYDPRIRSLRELITSGVIGRTGSISANFFLAPHFGGFRDAMDSPLLLDMAIHTFDQARYISGADPVSVYCQEFNPPGSWYAGNAAAVCIFEMSDGSVFCYQGSWCAEGAPTSWEASWRVQGEKGAAIWDGRDLPYAEVISAGSEHSGQFLHEYGRLEAPEVQMEETFHQGCLDEMFRSLAEGRPAETDCRDNRYSMAMVLGALESARTGRKLSIAEFIDGAELAGGE from the coding sequence ATGACAGCAGGATATCGTGTGGTTGTGGCGGGCTGCGGGGCTATGGCTAATGAGTGGATCAGCTATGCTCTGAAGCACGCTGATAGAATAGAGATTGTAGCGCTCGTGGATATCCGGCGGGAGTCCGCTCTGGCCATGGCAGAGAAGCACGGGCTTACTTGCCCGGTATTTACTGATGTGGAACAGGCGATTTCGGGTACGGCGGCTAATCTGGTATTTGATGTGACGGTACCCGCCAGCCATTACAGTATTGCCAGCAGTGCGCTTGAGGCCGGGTGCCATGTATTCGCAGAAAAGCCGCTGGCAGAGACGATGGAGCAGTGCAATTCAATCGTTAATATCGCTGAACGTACCGGCAGAAGCCATGCGGTGATGCAGAACCGCCGGTATGATCCGCGCATCCGCTCATTGCGGGAGCTGATAACGTCAGGGGTGATAGGGCGGACAGGCTCTATCAGCGCGAATTTCTTCCTGGCTCCGCATTTCGGCGGTTTCCGGGATGCGATGGACAGCCCGCTGCTGCTGGATATGGCGATCCACACTTTCGATCAGGCCCGCTATATCAGCGGCGCTGATCCGGTAAGCGTGTATTGCCAGGAGTTCAATCCGCCGGGATCGTGGTATGCGGGGAATGCGGCGGCGGTCTGTATTTTTGAAATGTCGGACGGCTCCGTGTTCTGCTATCAAGGCTCCTGGTGTGCGGAAGGCGCGCCTACCTCCTGGGAAGCTTCATGGCGGGTGCAGGGTGAAAAGGGAGCTGCGATCTGGGATGGACGGGATCTGCCGTATGCCGAGGTGATTAGTGCCGGGAGTGAACACTCCGGCCAGTTCCTCCATGAATATGGGCGGCTGGAAGCGCCGGAGGTACAGATGGAGGAGACCTTTCACCAGGGCTGCCTCGATGAAATGTTCCGTTCGCTGGCCGAAGGCCGTCCGGCCGAGACGGATTGCCGCGATAACCGCTACAGCATGGCCATGGTGCTGGGCGCTCTGGAGAGTGCGCGGACAGGCCGCAAGCTGAGTATTGCCGAGTTCATAGACGGCGCTGAGTTGGCGGGCGGGGAGTAA
- a CDS encoding sugar phosphate isomerase/epimerase family protein: MQDTMRIGTLVGGGDAVRVIPQIIGHGFESFSLTFWQTTGTTDLAETAARVRELAAEHDFTISSVGIFGNPLTGTGDNSDTVASWERLIDHAHLFGTDLVSGFTGRLPGVSIDESIPKFAEVFGELSKRAAERGVKIAFENCSMDGNWQKGDWNIAHNPTAWEKMFNAVNADNLGLEWEPCHQMVQLIDPIPQLRKWTDKIFHVHGKDATIAWDIIKEYGIHGPQPYVWHRTPGFGDTNWTDVISILRQAGYKGTIDIEGWHDPVYRDDLEMTGQVHALNYLKTCRGGSFIPNPV, encoded by the coding sequence ATGCAAGACACCATGAGAATCGGAACGCTGGTTGGCGGCGGGGATGCGGTCAGAGTCATTCCGCAGATTATTGGACATGGATTCGAATCCTTCAGCTTAACCTTTTGGCAGACTACAGGAACTACTGATTTGGCGGAAACAGCGGCACGGGTGCGTGAACTGGCTGCGGAGCATGATTTCACGATTTCTTCAGTCGGCATATTCGGGAATCCGCTTACAGGGACAGGTGACAATTCGGATACGGTTGCCAGCTGGGAACGGCTGATCGATCATGCCCATTTGTTCGGGACGGATCTGGTCTCCGGCTTCACCGGACGTCTGCCAGGTGTATCTATAGATGAGTCGATTCCGAAGTTCGCGGAGGTGTTCGGTGAGCTGTCGAAGCGGGCGGCGGAGCGCGGGGTCAAGATCGCTTTTGAGAATTGCTCGATGGATGGGAACTGGCAGAAGGGGGACTGGAATATTGCGCATAACCCTACGGCCTGGGAGAAAATGTTCAACGCGGTGAATGCCGATAATCTCGGCCTGGAATGGGAGCCCTGCCACCAGATGGTGCAGCTGATTGACCCGATCCCGCAGCTGCGCAAATGGACGGATAAGATCTTCCATGTCCACGGTAAGGACGCCACCATCGCCTGGGATATTATCAAGGAATACGGAATCCACGGACCTCAGCCGTATGTGTGGCACCGTACGCCGGGCTTCGGGGATACGAACTGGACAGATGTGATCTCAATTCTCCGCCAAGCCGGATACAAGGGCACGATTGATATTGAAGGCTGGCATGACCCTGTATACCGTGACGATCTGGAGATGACCGGTCAGGTCCATGCACTGAATTATCTCAAAACCTGCCGGGGCGGCAGCTTCATCCCGAACCCGGTGTAA
- a CDS encoding helix-turn-helix transcriptional regulator, with amino-acid sequence MNYPKELKEYPRLEEKTYPFRLFFNNCREVSPEQNILFLHWHEHFEIIIMREGQAIFHVDSKPYEAGPGDVLMVPSGGLHVGYSQCSGDLSYVSIVFHASLFKDRNQDSQHEQFVAPYLNNLNQFPVMPAAQQPECAAYYHLLERVIAEVEAKQPAFQLVVKNQLHLFFTLMSRAFPARQRSEREHSERHSIHRERFKPLLEHLENHADQKMSIEAAARFVNLNPFHFCKTFKKLTGRTFIDYVNFCRMDEAQRLLLETDLTVTEISGRVGCDNPNYFTKLYKQYKGLTPSQARKQE; translated from the coding sequence ATGAACTATCCGAAGGAACTTAAGGAATATCCAAGGCTGGAAGAGAAAACGTATCCGTTCCGTCTCTTCTTCAACAACTGCCGGGAGGTATCTCCTGAGCAGAACATCCTGTTTCTGCACTGGCATGAGCATTTCGAGATCATCATTATGCGCGAAGGCCAGGCCATTTTTCATGTGGACAGCAAGCCTTATGAGGCCGGGCCGGGGGATGTTCTGATGGTGCCCTCCGGCGGGCTTCATGTCGGCTATAGCCAGTGCAGCGGAGACCTGTCGTATGTCTCCATTGTGTTCCATGCCTCGCTGTTCAAGGACCGGAACCAGGATTCCCAGCATGAGCAATTCGTAGCTCCGTACCTTAATAATCTGAATCAATTCCCGGTCATGCCTGCCGCCCAGCAGCCGGAATGCGCCGCGTATTATCATTTGCTGGAGCGTGTGATTGCCGAAGTGGAGGCCAAGCAGCCGGCTTTTCAGCTCGTGGTGAAGAATCAGCTGCACCTGTTCTTTACCCTGATGTCCCGGGCCTTCCCGGCCCGGCAACGCAGCGAGCGGGAGCACAGCGAACGCCATTCGATCCACCGGGAGCGCTTCAAGCCGCTGCTGGAGCACCTGGAGAACCACGCCGATCAGAAGATGTCGATTGAGGCCGCTGCCCGTTTCGTGAATTTGAACCCTTTTCATTTCTGCAAAACCTTCAAGAAGCTCACCGGCCGGACGTTCATCGATTATGTGAATTTCTGCAGAATGGATGAGGCGCAGCGGCTGCTGCTGGAGACGGACCTGACGGTTACCGAGATCTCAGGCCGGGTCGGCTGTGACAATCCGAATTACTTCACTAAGCTGTACAAGCAGTACAAAGGCTTAACCCCTTCCCAGGCGCGGAAGCAGGAGTAA
- a CDS encoding IS256 family transposase: MNILPESSLNNLFEKLVKDFVKDNMERLLRAEIQGFMDSEESGASNSRNGYYTRDLHTKYGHIEDLQVPRDRQSLFQTQMFEPYQRRDGWLEEAVIQMYKSGMGTRDVARFIESMFGSHYSPTTVSNITATVLDDIHQWQKRPLSKRYSVIYLDGLYVKLKRGTVRGEVVYFAMGIDEEGQRQILGFYVGGQESSNGWREVLKDLYDRGAQEVLLGVFDGLPGLDAAFKETYPQADVQHCVVHKVRATFPKIRMEHKTDVLEALKTVYTAPDEVVARANFDTVKAKWNKLYPKEMRSWEEQLSTLLTFYKYPESIRKAIYTSNPIERMNKEIRKRLKPMNSLTNMDAAEKIVYLEMLEYNERHAGRVAQGFGMDAVKKKLKELFETRYPSLPAPEEA; the protein is encoded by the coding sequence ATGAATATTTTACCCGAAAGTTCTCTGAATAATCTATTTGAAAAACTTGTTAAAGATTTTGTGAAAGACAACATGGAACGCCTGTTGCGCGCCGAAATCCAGGGGTTTATGGACAGTGAAGAATCGGGTGCCAGTAATAGTCGCAACGGCTATTATACGCGAGACTTGCACACGAAATACGGCCATATCGAGGATCTTCAGGTGCCCCGGGACCGCCAAAGCCTTTTCCAAACGCAGATGTTTGAGCCGTACCAGCGGCGGGACGGATGGTTAGAAGAGGCTGTCATCCAAATGTATAAATCGGGCATGGGCACGCGGGATGTGGCCCGGTTCATTGAAAGTATGTTTGGCAGCCACTACTCCCCCACCACGGTCAGCAATATTACGGCTACGGTGCTGGACGATATCCACCAGTGGCAGAAACGGCCCCTGAGCAAACGGTACTCCGTGATCTACTTGGATGGGCTGTACGTGAAGCTGAAACGGGGCACGGTCCGTGGCGAAGTGGTCTACTTTGCGATGGGGATTGACGAGGAGGGACAGCGTCAAATTCTCGGGTTTTACGTGGGCGGCCAAGAGAGTTCGAATGGCTGGCGGGAGGTACTCAAAGACCTGTACGACCGCGGAGCGCAGGAAGTCCTGCTGGGTGTGTTTGACGGACTACCGGGGCTGGATGCGGCGTTTAAAGAGACCTATCCTCAGGCAGATGTACAGCATTGCGTAGTGCACAAAGTGCGGGCCACGTTCCCTAAAATCCGGATGGAGCACAAAACTGATGTCCTTGAAGCGTTGAAAACCGTATATACCGCACCGGATGAAGTGGTAGCCCGGGCTAACTTTGATACGGTCAAAGCGAAGTGGAACAAGCTATATCCGAAGGAAATGAGGTCCTGGGAGGAACAGTTATCCACACTCCTGACGTTCTACAAGTATCCGGAATCGATCCGTAAAGCGATCTACACGTCGAACCCCATCGAACGGATGAACAAGGAAATCCGCAAGCGTCTGAAACCGATGAACAGTCTGACGAACATGGATGCGGCAGAGAAAATCGTGTACCTGGAGATGCTGGAATACAATGAACGTCATGCAGGGCGGGTCGCCCAAGGCTTTGGCATGGATGCCGTTAAAAAGAAGCTAAAAGAGCTATTCGAAACACGCTACCCCTCTTTACCCGCACCGGAAGAGGCGTAG
- a CDS encoding IS110 family transposase, whose translation MDAVRMCCAGLDVHQETVVACVLKGPIEQKPQCHLKTFGTTTKELLGLQDWLSEQGCREVVMESTGVLWKPVWNILEGSCDLVLANAQRVKNTPGRKSDMQDARWLAQLHRCGLIEGSMVPEQDIRDLRDLTRYRSKMVQAVTAEKNRIHKILQDANIKLTTFMSDLYGVSGRGLLQKIMDGEVIDEGTVKNLVKTRLKKKVPQLLDALNGKLRRHHREMIRDHWDHLVYLEKRITELEARIEAKAEPYLEVIEQIDSIPGIERTSAVTIFAEVGPHVAEMFPSDAQFASWAGVCPGNNESAGKRRKSKTMQGNKHLKGALCQAAWANSRSSNRIGQFFRRIRKRRGDKKANVATAHLLIRILHALMREKRSYQEIDVSLGDETSKKNTLDRYVNYIQQLGYSVQLNPIQ comes from the coding sequence ATGGATGCTGTACGTATGTGTTGCGCCGGTCTGGACGTGCACCAGGAAACCGTTGTGGCCTGCGTGTTGAAAGGACCGATCGAACAGAAACCCCAATGTCACCTGAAAACCTTTGGGACGACAACCAAAGAATTGCTAGGCCTGCAAGATTGGCTGAGTGAACAAGGCTGTCGGGAGGTGGTGATGGAGAGTACGGGCGTGTTATGGAAACCGGTATGGAACATCTTAGAGGGCAGTTGTGATCTGGTCTTGGCCAACGCCCAGCGGGTAAAGAATACGCCGGGTCGAAAAAGTGACATGCAAGATGCGCGCTGGTTAGCGCAATTGCACCGTTGCGGGCTCATTGAAGGCAGTATGGTGCCCGAACAAGACATCCGGGATTTGCGAGACTTGACCCGTTACCGGAGTAAGATGGTGCAGGCGGTGACGGCGGAGAAAAACCGCATTCACAAAATCCTGCAGGATGCCAACATTAAGCTAACCACCTTTATGTCCGATCTATATGGGGTTTCGGGACGGGGCCTGCTCCAGAAGATCATGGACGGCGAGGTCATCGACGAAGGGACCGTTAAAAACCTGGTCAAAACCCGTTTGAAAAAGAAAGTTCCGCAGTTGCTAGACGCGCTCAATGGCAAGTTGCGCCGTCATCACCGCGAGATGATTCGAGACCACTGGGACCACTTGGTCTATTTGGAGAAAAGGATCACGGAGCTGGAAGCTCGAATCGAGGCGAAGGCAGAACCGTACCTGGAGGTGATTGAACAAATTGACTCCATTCCAGGAATTGAGCGGACGTCTGCCGTGACCATCTTTGCCGAAGTGGGGCCGCATGTCGCGGAAATGTTCCCGAGTGATGCGCAGTTTGCATCATGGGCGGGGGTGTGTCCAGGGAACAACGAAAGCGCGGGAAAGCGAAGAAAGTCAAAAACGATGCAAGGGAACAAGCATCTGAAAGGGGCCTTGTGTCAGGCGGCTTGGGCGAACTCTCGCTCCTCGAACCGGATCGGCCAATTTTTTCGACGAATACGTAAGAGAAGAGGCGATAAAAAAGCAAACGTCGCCACCGCGCATTTGCTGATTCGAATCCTCCATGCCCTGATGCGGGAGAAGAGGTCATACCAAGAAATAGACGTCTCACTAGGCGATGAGACGTCCAAGAAAAACACGTTAGATAGGTACGTGAACTATATCCAGCAGTTAGGATATAGCGTGCAATTAAATCCTATCCAATAG